The Argopecten irradians isolate NY unplaced genomic scaffold, Ai_NY scaffold_0944, whole genome shotgun sequence DNA segment gatcctgaagttaagaaagtgtacaaacaatttcatggtctatggtgagctaacaagttatccggtttgaattgaagttcggatacaatgtatatcaatcaacttgctgttttacaaaagaataattacaaacttgttaaaagtataccaattgaccaatttattcaaaaatcacatggtgatattgataagtcttctagaggacagacatattctatatttaagacattttggcatagaaaagtatgccccttgtctttctctgctgcaaaacaatacatgttaactgatactgtggtcccaggaacttgatgacaatagtcattaagaatggatattttcattaacatcaaattaacaaggaaaatgctaaaggtgttataaaatcatttgacatataacatcataggaaatattagaatgggcttccaagattttcgtatgtgtctcttattttacactttggtgtccaaggaatcctcaaaagtccaaactggaaggaacaccagccaaatttatttcttattgtacaaaactacagtagtattgaccttagaaatatattcctcctaatatcgagaccgagccatttagtactttcagtactttgattcatTCATGGAAAGAAGATTGGTGAGCCAGCCAACCTGATGCAGTAGAtgccatttttatttattctactgaaatataaaaaaaaaatatttatataaacatgttcCTTCAAGGTGAATATATTAATTACCACTATTTTTTTCACCTTAGGGAATGGTGTTTGATGTAGTCCCATCAACATTTGAGGAAAACATCGACAAGAGTATACCTCCAATAGATTATGTTCGAGAGACAGCAAAACAAAAGGCATTAGAGGTGGCTCAGAGACTATGTGTAGGAGAAGTAGGTATCAGAACAGAGATGTAGATTATTCATAGTGAGTTTTCCCTCAAACTTTTTCTACTATGGTccataaattaatatttcttatCACCAAAACAGTTTGATTGGCcttttaatttcaattatatctatatagaaaCTAACATATAACTCAATATTGAAGATAAGTAATATTGGGAAGATAGAGGACTTTCCTAAATAATACACACTAGACTAGAGGAGTGTGAGATGAAATTAAAAGTCCAGTTTGTTCAGAAgggaaaaattaaaaatgttaagTGTTTTTAAACTATTGCAACATTGAGTTGTAATTTGTGACATTTTATGCAAGACCTTTAATTAAAGTGATGTTTTTTGCGCATACTCACTTACTGTATAAAGTTAAGAAGTTGAGATGACAAATTGGTCAGCCACCAATTCAAAGTTGTGGTTTAGGCTGATTAGCATGGGTTTGTCATTTGATTTGTAAGGGGTCATGTTAACTTGGAGAACAGAGAAAgatggctttgttcacatttcCTATGTATCATTTTTCAGGGTTCACCCGATTTGATTATTAGTGCTGATACTGTTGTAATGCAAGACAACCTGATATTTGAAAAACCAAAGGACCGTCAAGATGCCTTCAATATGATAATGAGGTGAGAACGTGgtaatgtaatgtgtaatttgatttaatttgttGTCAGTGTTTATTCcccttattattattatttttgcattGCTAACCAACATTATCATAATATTCATTTTGAATTATGGTTTTATTAGCTATTATTACTTGGTAGTATATAGAaaaataatcataccctgccgtCACTCATTTCCCGGTAGGAAATATGTCAGAAATCTTTCGTCTGTTGCTCAGAGCTAGGTCATCGCAGCTAGGTAGAATTTAACTAAATATTACTTCAATTTTTCTTTTCTCGTTTAGGTTTAGTGGCAGAAAGCATTCGGTTTGTACTGGTGTTACTTTGCTGTGTCCAGCAACTTCTACAGGTACGCCACATTATTATTAGTAGTTAGGTCATCATCCACAGGtaaaatttacatttcatgTATTTCATATCAAAGAATGGCAGTTAATCCATCCAAGTAAGTCATGTCATCTACATGTAGGTCCCATCacctacaggtaagtcacatcaTCTACAAGTAGGTCACATCGcctacaggtaagtcacatcaTCTACAAGTAGGTCAAATCGcctacaggtaagtcacatcaTCTACAAGTAGGTCAAATCacctacaggtaagtcacatattCTACAAGTAGGTCACATCacctacaggtaagtcacatcaTCTACAAGTAGGTCCCATCACccacaggtaagtcacatcaTCTACAAGTAGGTCCTGTCACCTATAGGTAAGTCATATCATCTACAAGAAGGTCACATCACCTACATGTAAGGCACATCATCTACAAGTAGGTCACATCacctacaggtaagtcataTCTATAAGAAGGTCACATCAactacaggtaagtcacatcaTTTACAAGTAGGTCACATCACCTACAAGTAGGTCACATCacctacaggtaagtcacatcaTCTACAAGTAGGTCATATAACCTACAGGTAATTCACATCATTTACAAGTAGGTCAAATCacctacaggtaagtcacatcaTTTACAAGTAGGTCAAATCacctacaggtaagtcataTCATCTACAAGTAGGTCACATCacctacaggtaagtcacatcaTCTACAAGTAGGTCAAATCacctacaggtaagtcataTCATCTACAAGTAGGTCACATCacctacaggtaagtcacatcaTTTACAAGTAGGTCAcgtcacctacaaataggtcacatcacttacaggtaagtcacatcaTCTATAAGTAGGTCACATCACCTACAGTTAGTCACACCATCTGCAAATAGGTCACATCACccacaggtaagtcacatcaTCTACAAGTAGGTCCTGTCACCTATAGGTAAGTCACATCATCTATTAGTAGGTCCTGTCACCTTCAGGTAAGTCACATCACCCATAAATAGGTCCTGTCACCTTCAGGTAAGTCACATCTTTTATAAGTAGTTCATGTCACCTATAGGTAAGTCACATCATCCATAGGTAGGTCCTGTCACCTTCAGGTAAGTCACATCATCCATAGGTAGGTCCTGTCACCTTCAGGTAAGTCACATCATCCATAAGTAGATCCTGTCACCTTCAGGTAAGTCACATCATCCATAAGTAGGTCCTGTCACCTATAGGTAAGTCACATAATCCATAAGTAGGTCCTGTCACCTATAGGTAAGTCACATCATCC contains these protein-coding regions:
- the LOC138313813 gene encoding probable bifunctional dTTP/UTP pyrophosphatase/methyltransferase protein; the encoded protein is MVFDVVPSTFEENIDKSIPPIDYVRETAKQKALEVAQRLCVGEGSPDLIISADTVVMQDNLIFEKPKDRQDAFNMIMRFSGRKHSVCTGVTLLCPATSTGTPHYY